In a single window of the Arachis hypogaea cultivar Tifrunner chromosome 6, arahy.Tifrunner.gnm2.J5K5, whole genome shotgun sequence genome:
- the LOC112754154 gene encoding uncharacterized protein: MQPQITLHYFQNQKVIHQKPTMSMDPRKSNKIREIVRLQQILKKWRRIASNNTNNNNNHDDHRSTTANTGTTTSKSIKFLKRTLSLSERDVAQTANNNTVVPKGYLAICVGEELKRFVIPTVYLGHQAFQILLREAEEEFGFQQTGVLRIPCEVSVFESILKMVEGKNNGRNNNQKEKVSTTTANQECRLNAEEIMSCCSSSSDNQLAYSHHPQSPLCR, from the coding sequence ATGCAACCCCAAATCACTCTTCACTACTTTCAAAATCAAAAAGTAATTCACCAAAAACCAACCATGTCCATGGATCCAAGGAAATCAAACAAGATCAGAGAAATCGTTAGGCTTCAACAGATCCTCAAGAAATGGAGAAGGATAGCAAGCAAtaacaccaacaacaacaacaaccacgaCGACCACCGGAGCACCACCGCCAACACCGGCACTACTACGAGCAAAAGTATAAAGTTTCTAAAGAGAACGCTCTCGCTATCGGAACGTGACGTGGCGCAGACCGCGAATAACAACACGGTGGTTCCGAAAGGTTACTTAGCCATTTGTGTTGGTGAAGAGCTTAAACGGTTCGTAATTCCAACCGTTTATTTGGGGCACCAAGCCTTCCAGATTCTTCTGAGAGAAGCAGAGGAAGAATTTGGGTTCCAACAAACCGGTGTTCTTAGGATCCCTTGTGAAGTCTCGGTTTTTGAGAGTATATTGAAAATGGTTGAAGGAAAGAATAATGGTAGAAATAATAATCAGAAGGAAAAGGTTTCAACTACTactgcaaatcaagagtgcaGGCTTAATGCTGAAGAGATTATGAGCTGTtgttcttcttcctctgataATCAACTTGCTTATTCTCACCATCCTCAAAGTCCTTTGTGCAGATAG